One Campylobacter pinnipediorum subsp. caledonicus genomic window carries:
- a CDS encoding BspA family leucine-rich repeat surface protein, with protein sequence MISMHELKLADETLEALKFLLTQTTELESAIKTINLTEIKGINESITQAKDRVETIEQGINEVKNTFENEKGDFDSKYSLFNEFHNTLDTLKSTLESLKQSALTAERNAISKADESKRYANDIKQKHDEITNATNDFRKNAEKVNQTLTSVDSAKRHIDLKTDELRAYTDDKHTKFTQIEKHLENIQQEKSDEVLQIVKSAKAETNELKEQIQDFMQNVNSANDELDQKKAELKELGSSLSEIKEQINQVISGGVINDNVVSQTQTYSSNKIEQKLADINVDEKLTNLINDNSSAINKVYSSNKINELLGDVYTKAQSDGKYALSSALANYLTTVNANNTYATKNELNSVRSAIPSTSGFLTQSSADSRYIRSENANYTTVTDNLASSSPKEALSANQGKVLKELIDKKIDKTSAEFLYLKKAGQTAFDKREQTSLSADLRQSNNFVITPSTKETLSLNNAIAGQTGMIVVMDGSKISGFGSMCKFKVVPKNLYGYELFIYFAVSPTDIKMSHITVNNSNSVESKVQRFKGTYFPLTHTTKDPVYPKYVERGGTPYTFKPNDGLYFSKPPTSFKYLFKNDSNANNSLYFNDPDISLWDTTQITNMADMFYGCKKFNQSLNNLNTENVTDMNSMFWDCYEFNQTLEHFKTDKVIDMSFMFHDCKKFNKNITNWSVGRVAIYQYFAQGSALSKSNVPSKFRNKNANTAWR encoded by the coding sequence ATGATAAGTATGCACGAGTTAAAATTAGCTGATGAAACGCTAGAGGCATTAAAGTTTTTGCTAACACAAACAACAGAGTTAGAAAGTGCTATAAAGACTATCAATTTAACAGAAATAAAAGGTATAAACGAAAGCATTACACAAGCTAAAGATAGGGTTGAAACAATAGAACAAGGTATAAATGAGGTCAAAAACACTTTTGAAAACGAAAAGGGTGATTTTGACAGTAAATATAGCTTATTTAATGAATTTCATAATACCTTAGATACCTTAAAATCAACACTTGAAAGCCTTAAGCAAAGTGCTTTAACCGCTGAAAGAAATGCAATAAGTAAGGCAGATGAAAGTAAAAGATATGCTAATGATATTAAGCAAAAGCACGATGAGATAACAAACGCTACAAATGATTTTAGAAAAAATGCAGAAAAGGTTAATCAAACATTGACAAGCGTTGATAGTGCGAAAAGGCATATTGATTTAAAAACCGATGAGTTAAGAGCCTATACAGATGATAAGCACACAAAATTTACACAAATAGAGAAACATCTTGAAAATATACAACAAGAGAAAAGCGATGAAGTGTTACAAATTGTTAAAAGCGCAAAAGCTGAAACTAACGAGTTAAAAGAGCAAATACAAGACTTTATGCAAAATGTGAATTCGGCTAATGATGAGTTAGACCAAAAAAAGGCTGAATTAAAAGAGTTGGGGAGTAGTTTATCTGAGATAAAAGAGCAAATAAATCAAGTTATCTCTGGGGGTGTTATAAATGATAATGTAGTTTCACAAACTCAAACATATAGTAGTAATAAAATAGAACAAAAATTAGCAGATATAAATGTAGATGAGAAATTGACCAATCTTATAAACGACAACTCAAGTGCTATTAATAAGGTTTATTCAAGTAATAAGATAAACGAGCTTTTAGGAGATGTTTATACAAAAGCACAAAGCGATGGTAAATATGCATTAAGTTCAGCACTAGCTAACTATCTTACTACCGTAAATGCAAATAACACTTATGCTACAAAGAATGAGTTAAACTCTGTAAGAAGCGCTATACCTAGCACTTCAGGATTTTTAACTCAAAGTAGTGCAGATAGTAGGTATATTCGTTCAGAAAACGCAAACTATACAACAGTAACAGATAATCTTGCTAGTTCATCGCCAAAGGAAGCCCTTAGTGCCAATCAAGGTAAAGTCCTTAAAGAGTTGATAGATAAGAAAATAGACAAAACTTCAGCTGAATTTTTATATCTAAAAAAAGCAGGACAGACTGCATTTGATAAAAGGGAACAAACAAGTTTAAGTGCTGATTTAAGACAGAGTAACAACTTTGTTATAACCCCATCTACAAAAGAAACACTGTCTTTAAACAACGCAATTGCTGGGCAAACTGGGATGATAGTAGTAATGGATGGCTCTAAAATATCAGGATTTGGTAGTATGTGTAAGTTTAAAGTAGTACCAAAAAATTTATATGGCTATGAGCTTTTTATTTATTTTGCTGTTAGTCCTACTGATATCAAAATGTCACATATAACAGTTAATAACAGCAATAGTGTTGAATCTAAAGTCCAAAGATTCAAAGGTACATATTTTCCACTGACACATACCACTAAAGACCCAGTATACCCAAAATACGTAGAGCGAGGAGGAACTCCTTATACATTTAAACCTAATGATGGTTTATATTTCTCAAAGCCACCAACTTCGTTTAAATATCTTTTTAAGAATGACTCAAATGCAAATAACAGTCTGTACTTTAATGACCCTGATATTAGTCTTTGGGATACAACACAAATTACAAATATGGCTGATATGTTCTACGGTTGTAAGAAATTTAACCAGTCTTTAAATAACCTCAATACAGAAAATGTTACTGATATGAATAGTATGTTTTGGGACTGCTATGAGTTTAATCAGACTTTAGAACATTTCAAGACTGATAAAGTTATTGATATGTCCTTTATGTTCCACGATTGTAAAAAGTTTAACAAAAACATAACTAACTGGAGCGTTGGTCGTGTTGCTATATACCAATATTTTGCTCAAGGCTCAGCATTGTCAAAAAGTAATGTTCCATCTAAGTTTAGAAACAAGAACGCCAACACAGCTTGGAGATAA
- a CDS encoding DUF1353 domain-containing protein, translating into MKDINCVVVKPFNKDRFEVVEDFIFEGIKVPKGYKSNGANVPRLLWPIFPPNSPEYLSATILHDYLCDVADSTIKYDTLKNVSFKYADDMLLKALLALGVNKFKTRLFYYSCRLYHKIKYRQ; encoded by the coding sequence ATGAAGGATATTAATTGTGTGGTAGTTAAACCTTTCAATAAAGATAGATTTGAAGTTGTAGAAGATTTTATCTTTGAAGGTATAAAAGTACCTAAGGGGTATAAAAGCAATGGTGCAAATGTGCCTCGCCTTTTATGGCCTATCTTTCCACCAAATAGTCCTGAGTATCTATCGGCTACTATCTTGCATGATTATTTATGTGATGTAGCTGATAGCACTATCAAATACGACACACTCAAAAATGTGAGCTTCAAATATGCTGATGACATGCTTTTAAAAGCTCTTTTAGCTTTGGGTGTGAATAAATTTAAAACTAGACTGTTTTATTATAGCTGTAGACTTTATCACAAAATAAAGTATAGACAATGA